A single Nitrosospira multiformis ATCC 25196 DNA region contains:
- a CDS encoding DUF4156 domain-containing protein, whose amino-acid sequence MITRRMIALPGLLSVVLFAGCSAISTTPEGKSVELGTEKPGGNCKPLGDAVGSQGNWITGDYTSNENLLIGARNDLRNRAAKMGGNYVWVQNSANTNAWGSKGTTNTTVLGVVYRCE is encoded by the coding sequence ATGATCACGAGAAGGATGATCGCATTGCCGGGCCTGCTGTCAGTTGTCTTGTTTGCCGGCTGTTCGGCAATTTCAACGACACCGGAGGGCAAATCCGTTGAGCTTGGCACAGAAAAGCCCGGCGGTAATTGCAAGCCCCTGGGTGATGCGGTCGGCTCCCAAGGTAACTGGATTACCGGCGATTACACTTCGAATGAAAATCTTCTCATCGGCGCTAGAAATGATCTGCGCAACAGGGCCGCCAAAATGGGTGGAAACTACGTCTGGGTGCAGAACTCCGCCAATACGAATGCATGGGGCAGCAAGGGCACGACAAACACGACAGTGCTGGGTGTGGTTTATCGCTGCGAGTGA
- a CDS encoding thiol-disulfide oxidoreductase DCC family protein: protein MSSKVYYNSACPVCNAGIKEQRRRMEAGGIKDIQWIDVHAQPEAVAEVNASLEEVRERLHVKRQDGRIDVGVDAFTQLWSQTPGQHWLARLFRLPPLKQLSRLAYNAFAGGLYRWNRAKKHW, encoded by the coding sequence ATGTCCAGCAAGGTTTACTATAACAGCGCATGTCCCGTCTGTAATGCGGGTATAAAAGAGCAGCGCCGCCGTATGGAAGCAGGCGGTATCAAGGACATTCAGTGGATTGACGTGCATGCGCAGCCGGAGGCTGTTGCAGAAGTAAATGCCTCGCTGGAGGAGGTGCGCGAGCGGTTGCACGTAAAAAGACAGGATGGCCGGATTGACGTGGGCGTGGATGCTTTCACGCAACTCTGGTCACAAACGCCGGGGCAGCACTGGCTGGCAAGGCTTTTTCGGCTGCCGCCGCTGAAACAGCTTTCACGTCTGGCTTACAACGCCTTTGCCGGCGGGCTGTACCGGTGGAATCGTGCCAAAAAACACTGGTAG
- a CDS encoding YnfA family protein — protein MFELKTLFLFLATALAEIVGCYLPYLWLKRDGSAWLLVPAAASLALFAWLLTLHPTDAGRTYAAYGGVYVSVAVLWLWAVDGVRPTAWDMAGSLLALTGMAIIMFGPRHA, from the coding sequence ATGTTTGAGCTCAAGACCTTGTTTCTCTTCCTGGCTACAGCGCTTGCCGAGATCGTTGGTTGTTATCTACCTTACCTTTGGCTTAAACGGGATGGGAGCGCCTGGCTTCTTGTTCCTGCTGCCGCAAGCCTGGCACTGTTTGCATGGCTTCTCACGCTTCATCCGACGGACGCCGGTCGTACATACGCGGCTTACGGAGGGGTTTACGTTTCCGTGGCAGTACTTTGGTTGTGGGCTGTTGACGGGGTCAGGCCGACTGCCTGGGACATGGCAGGTTCCCTTCTGGCGCTGACAGGTATGGCAATTATCATGTTTGGTCCAAGACATGCATAA